The Rana temporaria chromosome 13, aRanTem1.1, whole genome shotgun sequence genome has a window encoding:
- the TMEM79 gene encoding transmembrane protein 79, translating into MATGQPKVLQLDPSPEKTHHTGTEVGLQETPEKKLSSVGFYELEVPHASKKNEATEETKSTGSADVETKEVLSEEKDYLDKAEEKTTQSDASPEYLDKAEEKTTLDIEDQSLDYFDQTAPRSSGLNHRHGILSCLCKECVENLQNKREEVKKTTDTDKEINDEFLPCEDSASIKSNRSNRDSEKSRHTNSYSEEECTGNRLEDAQVTLPYPEKYPPPECITRLSNAGLYEPNEDLGVRSSKAEEDKQSQVVSAAFFVQHPDEKPSQQKKVQLEMVDIEKGETESEPLIRTIRRTVDEEPPDPRICQCNRGCLKIVGSFVTSMIVFPAFLYAAYAWLPFDAPLMPDIPTRLVYTLRCASFASFPIVLGVIIHGISRLCASSYDPFKPKEREVTIHRRFVKQGTFLFVLYFFNLSVLATYLPQDHLKFIPLLTCLFTLAQLIYWLSFAVSRSFRGFGYGLTFFPLIAMMFSNFYFMFLVEPEKMIFLGSRNVPQN; encoded by the exons ATGGCTACAGGCCAACCAAAGGTCCTTCAACTTGACCCTTCTCCGGAGAAGACTCATCATACCGGAACAGAGGTTGGCTTACAGGAGACTCCAGAGAAAAAGTTGAGTTCTGTTGGCTTCTATGAACTGGAGGTTCCACACGCCTCGAAAAAGAATGAAGCCACAGAGGAGACCAAGAGCACGGGGTCAGCCGATGTGGAGACCAAAGAGGTCCTCTCCGAAGAAAAGGACTATCTAGATAAAGCGGAAGAGAAGACCACTCAAAGCGATGCATCTCCGGAATACTTGGATAAAGCAGAAGAGAAGACCACTCTTGACATTGAAGACCAAAGCCTCGACTACTTTGACCAGACTGCACCCAGGTCATCCGGACTCAACCACCGGCATGGAATCCTGTCTTGTCTTTGTAAAGAGTGCGTCGAAAATTTGCAAAACAAACGCGAGGAGGTTAAAAAAACAACCGATACCGACAAAGAGATAAACGATGAGTTCTTGCCTTGCGAGGACAGCGCTTCCATCAAATCCAACCGCAGCAATAGGGATTCGGAAAAATCAAGACACACCAACTCCTACTCGGAGGAAGAATGTACGGGCAACAGGTTAGAAGATGCCCAAGTAACTTTACCGTACCCGGAAAAATACCCGCCGCCAGAATGCATCACGAGACTGAGCAACGCCGGTCTGTATGAACCCAACGAAGACCTGGGGGTGAGGAGCAGCAAAGCCGAAGAAGACAAGCAATCACAAGTGGTCAGCGCGGCTTTCTTCGTACAACATCCGGATGAAAAGCCATCCCAGCAGAAGAAGGTCCAGTTGGAAATGGTGGACATCGAAAAAGGGGAAACGGAAAGTGAGCCCCTCATCCGTACCATCCGAAGAACGGTAGACGAGGAGCCCCCGGATCCGAGGATCTGCCAGTGTAACAGGGGCTGCTTGAAGATCGTTGGGTCCTTCGTCACCTCCATGATCGTGTTTCCGGCTTTCCTATATGCGGCCTACGCTTGGCTGCCGTTCGATGCCCCACTGATGCCGGACATACCCACCAGACTCGTCTACACCCTGCGGTGTGCGTCTTTTGCCTCGTTCCCCATCGTTCTCG GTGTCATCATCCATGGAATCTCACGTCTCTGTGCCTCCTCCTATGACCCGTTTAAACCCAAAGAGCGTGAGGTGACCATACACCGGCGGTTTGTTAAGCAAGGAACGTTTCTATTCGTCCTCTACTTCTTCAACCTCTCTGTGCTGGCCACCTACCTGCCCCAGGACCACCTGAAGTTTATCCCGCTCCTCACCTGCCTCTTTACCCTTGCTCA GCTTATCTACTGGCTGTCCTTCGCCGTCAGCCGATCGTTCCGTGGTTTCGGCTATGGCTTGACGTTCTTTCCTCTCATCGCCATGATGTTCAGCAACTTTTACTTCATGTTTTTGGTGGAGCCAGAAAAGATGATTTTCCTGGGAAGTAGAAACGTGCCCCAAAATTAG